Below is a window of Mycolicibacterium rhodesiae NBB3 DNA.
TCATGGCCCAGAAGGTGACGGCAATGGACATTCGGATGGCTGCGGCGTTGGCCGGGCAGGTGGATAACGTGGCGGAGTTCTGTCGCCGCGAGCAGATCAGTCGGCAGACGTTCTACAAGTTTCGCCAGCGTTTCCGCGACGAGGGAATCGGCGGGCTGCAGGATCGGTCCCGACGGCCATTGACCTCGCCGGGGCAGACCTGCGCCGAGGTCGAGGATCTGGTGGTGCGCCGCCGCAAACAGTTGATCGAGCAGGGGCGAGATCACGGCGCACAATCGATCGTGTGGTCGTTGCAACGCGAGGGCGTACCGGCAGTGCCGTCGCCGTCGACGGTGTGGCAGATCCTGACCCGCCGCGGGATGATCACCCCGCAGCCGCAGAAGCGCCCGAAATCGGCGACCAAGCGATTCGTGTTCGCACGGCCCAACGAGTGTTGGCAGTCGGACTGGACCCGGTGGTGGCTGGCCGATGGCAGCGCGGTGGCCATCGCGGGCAGCCTCGATGACCACTCCCGCTATCTGGTGGGGCTGCGTGGGGCTGACGGCGACGCCGACGGTGACCTCGTGTGGTCGGTCATCATGGCTGGCGTCGACGAATGTGGGATTCCGTCGATGTCGTTGTCGGACAACGGAATCGTCTACACCGGTAGATTCCACGCGCATGAATCGGCGTTCGAGATCAACCTACGCGCCCTCGGTGTGCGCACCATCAACTCGGCTCCGTTTCATCCGCAGACCTGCGGCAAGATCGAACGATTCTGGCAGACGCTGAAAAAGTGGCTATCCGCTCGGGACCCAGCGGCTACTGTCGCTGACCTCAACGACCTGCTCGAGCAGTTCCGCAGCTTCTACAACCACCACCGGCCCCACCGTGCGCTGCGAGGCGCCACCCCGGCCGAGGCGTTTGAGGCCACCGCCAAGGCCCGCCCCGCCGAGCGCCCACTTCCGGCACCCCTGTTCGTCAGCCACCACACCGTCGGGGAGACGTCGGGCAACGTGTGCGCTGCGCCCTACAGAATCAACGTCGGCCTGCGCTGGGCCGGCCACGAATGCGACGTCATCCGCGACGGCGACCACATCTCCATCTTCAGCGGCAACCGACTCGTCCGCGCATTCACCGCCGACCCCACCCGATACCACCAACGCGCCGAGACAAACACCCGTACCTATCGCACCCGCGAACCCAAACCGGCACCATGAGTGTCAGCGATGTCCCGAGACATAAGTGTCAGCGATGTCCCGAGACACCACAGTTCGCCCAGCGGCCGTCAGCGCACCGAAATCGCTTTCTTGCGGCCGCTTCGGACCCGCTGGATCGCCGCGTTCCACAGCACCTGCATTGTCGGCACCAGCTGGCCCTGTTTGACGGTGTCGAGGGTGAGCAGCGCCGAGGCCGTCGCCTTGGTGGCGGCCGACGCCTTCGACATGTGCCCCGAGTCGTAGGGCGGCTGCGGATCGTATTCGATCACCAGCTGCACGGCTTTGGCCTTCGCGTCGCCGCAGATCTGACCGAACAGCCACATCGCGAGGTCGATCCCGGCCGACACCCCCGCCGCGGTGACGATCTTGCCTTCGCGCACGATCCGCTCGTCGCTGACGGCTTCTACACCGAACGGCTTGAGCATCGGTAGACACATCCAATGCGAGGTGGCGCGGCGTCCCTCGAGCAGGCCGGCGGCGGCGAGCAGCACCGAACCCGAGCACACCGACGTCGTCCACGTCGACGTCTCATCGGCGCGGCGTAACCAGTCGAGCACCTTCTCGTCGCGGGCATGCTCGAAGGTGGAGGGTCCGCCGGGCACCAGAACGATGTCAGGCGAAGGGGTCTCGTCGAACGAGTGTGTGGCGCCGATCAGCAGCACACCCGAGTCCGCGGTGATGGGACCGGGTTCATGCCAGACGAACCGCACCTCTGCGTCGGGCAGATTGCGCAGCACTTCGTAAGGGCCGATGAAGTCCAGCGCGGTGAAGCCCGGGTACACCACGATCGCGATCTGCATTACCTTCTCCTTCGGTTAAGCGAATGTCTTGCGGTACTGGTCGGGCGAGATGCCCAGTCGTCGAACGAAATTGCGGCGCAGTGTCTCAGCACTGCCGAATCCGCAGCGCGCCGCGATGACCGTGACGGTGTCGTCGGTCTCCTCGAGTTGACGGCGGGCAGCCTCGGTGCGGATCCGCTCGACGTAGGCTCCCGGCGCCTCCCCGACCTCGTCCGTGAAAACCCTCGTGAAATGTCGCGGGCTCATGGCGGCGCGTCGCGCGAGGTCCGGAATACTGTGCGCACCACCGGGTTCTGACTCGATCGCATTCTGCACGTCACGGATCGGCGCCCGCTTGGCGCGCGGCATCCACACCGGCGCCGCGAACTGCGTCTGCCCGCCCGGCCGGCGCAGGTACATCACCAGCCAGCGCGCCACCGTCTGCGCGACGTCGGTGCCGAAGTCTTCCTCGACCAGCGCCAGTGCCAGATCGATTCCCGCCGTGACGCCCGCCGCCGTCCAGACCTTCTCGGAACTCTTCACGAAGATCGGTTCGGGATCGACGGTGACCGCAGGGAATTCGCGCGCCATCTGGGTGGCGAACGCCCAATGCGTGGTTGCGACACAGCCGTCGATCAGACCGGTCTGCGCGGCGAGGAACGCGCCGGTGCAGACGCTGACGACGCGGCGCGTCTGCTCGGACGCGATCTGAATCCAGCCGATGGTGTCGGGATCCCGCCGCGCGTCATCGACGCCGGCACCACCGGGCAGGACCAGCGTGTCGATCGGTTCGCGCGGGTCTGGCAGGGGCTGGGCGACGAACGCGAGGCCGGTGAGCGTCGTGACCGGTTCGCCGTCGCGGGTCACGACGCTGACGGCGTAGCCCTCGTCGGATCGTCCTGCGGCGGCCAGGCAGATCGTCGCGCCGGTGAATACGTCGTAGGGGCCGACCAGGTCGAGAGCCTGGACGCCCGGGAAGCCGAGGATCACCACCGATCGCACGCATCCAGTGTTGGCGAGCGCCCGCGTGGCGTCTAGGCCAGGACCCCCACAAATTAGGACATCAGCGGCTGACAGGCCTGGATCCGCTCGATCCACCACCGACGTCGGTCGGGTGCAGCGGCGAGCGCGGACAGCCGAGCCGGATCCGGCGTCACCGGTGCGACCGGCAGGTACCCGTCGACGGGCACGGTGGGCTCGGCGACGTCGTCGACGAATAGCCCGCCCGTACCCAGGCCGCAGGCATACGGCAACTCCGGCAGCGCGGCGGCAGCCAACAGTCCGCGACCGATACCGACAGCAGAGTCGAGCGCACTGGACACGACGATCGGGATGTCGATCTGGTCGGCGATCTCGAGCATCCTGTGGATGCCGCCCAGCGGGGCGACCTTGAGCACCGCGATGTCGGCGGCATGCTCGCGCACGACCCGCAGCGGGTCGTCAGCCTTGCGGATGCTTTCGTCGGCCGCGATCGGCACCTTCACGCGGAGGCGCAACTCCGCCAGCTCGGGCACGGTCGCGCAGGGCTGCTCGATGTACTCTAGCGGCCCGTCCGCGGTCAACGCGGCGGCCGCGGCGGCCGCTTCGTCGACACTCCAGCCGGCATTGGCATCGACCCGCACCGTCGGCACCAGTGCGCGAACGGCGTTGACGCGCGCCACATCGTCGGCCAACGACTGGCTCGGCTCGGCCACTTTGACCTTCGCGGTGCGCGCGCCGGGAAACCGGGCCAGTACCTCCGGCACCTGGTCCGCGGCGACAGCGGGCACGGTCGCGTTGATCGGGATGCGGTCGCGCAGCACGACCGGCGCCGCCTCGTATGCGGCCTCGACGGCCGACGCGAGCCAGTGCGCCGCCTCGGGTGGCCCGTATTCGAGGAACGCGCCGAACTCACCCCAGCCCGCAGGTCCCTCGATGAGTGCGACCTCGCGAACGGTGATGCCGCGGAACCGAACTCGCATGGGCAGTGCGACGACGTGCAATCCGTCGAGCACGTCGTCCAGCTGGGCCACGACCTCCATACTGCCGCCTACAGTGGTGGGATGCCCATCCCGGACACCCCGCGTCCAGGCCAGGAGTCGGTCTGGGATTACCCGAGGCCGCCACGACTCGAAGAATTCACCGGCTCGATCACCGTCGAACTCGGCGGCCAGACGATTGCCTCGGCGACGGCCGCCTGGCGGGTGCTCGAGACCAGCCATCCACCTACGTATTACTTGCCTGCCGCGAGCTTCATCGAGGACAGCCTGCGCCCCGCCGAAGGGTCGTCCTGGTGCGAGTGGAAGGGCCAGGCGAGTTACTTCGACCTGGTGACGCCAACCGTCGTTGCGCCGCGTGCGGCGTGGACGTACCTGCACCCAACCGCCGGGTTCGAAATGATCGCAGGCGCCATTGCGGTGATGGCGGCACAGGTCGACCGCTGCACCGTCAACGGCGAAGAGGTCACCCCGCAACCCGGGAACTTCTACGGCGGCTGGGTGACCAGCTGGATCGCTGGACCTTTCAAGGGCGTGCCCGGATCGATGGGCTGGTGAGGGTTTAGTTTCGTACACTCCTGGCTATATTTCAGATACTTAAATATCTGGGAAGGAGCTGCGCGTGCAGATCAAGACGTTGGTGCCGACCGCCCTCGCCGTGACGGCCACCGCCGTGCTGGGCGGGCTGGCGAGCCGTCCCGCGCAGTCCGCGTGGTACGCGAAGCTGAAGAAACCGCCGTATCAGCCCCCACGACAAGCCTTTCCGATTGTGTGGCCGGTGCTGTACGCCGACATCGCCGCCACATCGGCGGCCACGCTGGACCACCTCGAACAACGAGGCCAGGACCAAGAGCGGCGGGCGTACATCGCCGCGCTGGCGACCAACCTGGTGCTCAACGGCAGTTGGTCGTGGTTGTTCTTCAACCAACGACGGCTGGGAACGGCCGCGATCGCGGCCGGAGTGCTGGCAGTCAGTAGCGCGGACCTGACCAGACGCTCGATCGCCGTCCAAGGCGCCAAGGCCGCTCCCCTGGCTGCCTATCCCGCGTGGTGCGCGTTCGCCACTGCGCTGTCCACCCACATCTGGGCGCTGAACCGCTGATGAAGCTCATCGACATCCCCGGCCAGGTCGCCGAATCGTTGTTGTCCATCGTCGGCATCCGCGTCGGTACCGAAGAGCCCCACTACCTGTCCACCGAGCTCACCGACGGTGTGGTGATACGGCGCTACGGACCACGCATCGCCGCCGAGACCACCGTGGCCGGCGATGAGGACCGCGCCCGCAACATCGGCTTCCGCCGCCTCGCGGGCTACATATTCGGCGCCAACCACCGCGACGAGACGATCGCGATGACCGCGCCCGTCGGTCAGCAGTCCGCCGACACGATCGCGATGACGGCGCCGGTCGCGCAGTCCCGTACGGCCGACGACAAATGGGTCATCCGGTTCTTCATGCCGTCGAAGTGGTCGATGGAGACCCTCCCCGAACCCGATGACGACAAGGTCAAACTCGTCCCGGTGTCCGGTGAGACGGTCGCGGTGCTGCGATTCAGCGGAGACCGCAGCCCGCAGGCGGTCGCCCACCACGTCGAGCAGTTACGGAAGATCCTGCTGGACAACGACATCGAGGTTGCCGGCGACCCGGTCGCATGGTTCTACGACCCGCCGTGGACGCTGCCGTTCCGGCGGCGCAACGAGGTCGCGATACCGATCACGCCTGGCGAATCGGGCGCGCAAACCAACCGCGACGGTTGACCAACGCGCCGAATTCGCAGTTCCTAGACCGTCGCGCGGTCGCGGCCCTCCCAGTACTGCTTGCGCAGGTCCTTCTTGAGGACCTTTCCGGTCGGGTTGCGCGGCAACTCGTCGTGGACGTCGACGGACTTCGGGCACTTGTAAGCGGCCAACCGCTCGCGCGCGAAAGCGATCAGCTCTTCCTCGGTGGCCTCTCCCTCCAACTGGACAACGGCTTTGACCACCTCGCCCCACTTCTCGTCCGGAATGCCGATGATCGCGACGTCGACGACCGCGGGATGCTCGGCGATCACTCGCTCGACCTCGATCGAGTAGATGTTCTCGCCACCGGAGATGATCATGTCCTTCAACCGGTCCTCGACGAAGATATAGCCGCCGTCGTCGACGCGGCCGATGTCGCCGGTGCGGAACCAACCGTCCTCGGTGATGGACTCCGCCGTCGCCTCCGGCTTGTTGTGGTAGCCCTTCATCAACTGCGGTGAGCGGAACCACAATTCGCCCTGCTCGCCTTCGGGCACGTCCTCAAGGGTGTCGGGGTCGACCACCCGCACCTCGGCGTTGGGTACCAGCGTCCCCGCACTGCTCAGCCGCTCCTCCTTGCCAGGATCGCGATGGGCCTCGGGAAGCAGATGGCTGATGACACCGCACACTTCGGTGAGCCCGTAAGCCTGCATGAAATCAGTGTTCGGCCATGCCTTCAGGGCCTGGCGCAGCAACGGAAGCGGCATCGGGGACGCGCCGTATGCGAACGTCTTCAGCGAGCCGAACAGCTTCACAGCGTCCTCGCCGGAGTCCAGCACCTTGGCCAGCACCGCGGGCACCAGGAAAGTTCTGTTGGCGCCCTTGAGAATTGCACCGGCGAGCGACATACCGTCGACCTCACGCGTCATGACGCTGGGGAACCCGTCGTGAATTCCGAACTGTACGTAGGACGATCCGCCGACGTGGAACAACGGCATCGACACCATGTTCTTGTCGCCGGGTTCGAATTCGAAGCCCTCGTGCGCGTTGATCGTGTGCGCCACTATGTTGGCCTGCGTCAGCTGCACACCCTTGGGACGACCGGTGGTGCCCGACGAGTACATGATGATCGCGACGTCGTCGGGGTCGACATCGTCGCCTCGGCCCACCGGTGTGGCGGCGGCAAGCATGGCCTCGTACTCGTCGCCGTCCTCGCCCTCCGGGGTCACCTCGATGACGTGCTCGAGGTGGGTGAGCTTGTCGCGGATCTTGTCGACGTTGCCCCGCAGTTCCTTGCCGACGATGAGCAGTTTGGCTCCGGAGTCGTTGAGAACGTAGTCGAGCTCGTCGGCGGCCAGGCGGAAGTTGATGATCGCGTTGGCGGCGCCCAGCGACGCGGCGGCGAAGGTGAGCTCCACGCACGCGGGATGGTTCTTGTCGAGGAACGCCACCACGTCTCCGCGCCCGACGCCGCGTTCCTTCAGGGCACCTGCCAGCCGGCGCACGCGCTCGTTCCACTCGGCCCACGTCCAGGTTCGTTCGAAGTAGGTCATCGCCTCGCCGTCGGGCGTGGTTTCGGCCCAGTGGGCGAGGCGGTCGTCGAGGAAGCGCGGATCAGCCAGGTCAGACATGCTTTCAGCCTGCCATGTCCAGCTGTTTGTCAGTTGTCTTTCGTATAAACCTGCCGGCCCGCCAGGTACGTCGCGCGTACCTCGAGGGCGGCGATCGTCTCCGGCGGAACGTCCCGCGGGTCGGCCGACAGCACCACCATGTCGGCGTACTTGCCCACCTCCAACGATCCGATGACATCGTCGGAGTGCAATTGCCAGGCCGCGTCGATGGTCTGCGCGCGGATGGCCTGATCGACCGTGATCCGCTGTTCCGGACCGATCACCCGGCCGCTGGGCGCCGTGCGCGTGACCGCAACGCTGATGTTGCGCAACGGCTCCTCAGGCGTCACCGGCGGATCGTTGTGAAGCGAGATCCGCATTCCGGTGGCCACCGCCGAACCACATGGCATCCAACGGTTTCCGCGCTCGGGCCCGAATAGTCCGTCCACGACGATGTCGCCCCAGTAGTGGATCTGATCGACGAACAGGCTGCAGGTGACGCCGAGATCGTGGGCGCGCTGCAGTTGGTCGTCGCGAATGGCGCCGACGTGCTCGAGCCGCAGCCGATGGTCGTCGCGCGGATGTTCGCGCAGCGCCTCCTCGTAGACGTCGAGGATGGTGTCGGCACCCGCGTCGCCCTGGACGTGGCAGGCCATCTGCCAGCCCTTCGGGAAGTAGGCGCCGACGATCTCGGTCAGCTGTTCTCGCGTGTAGTTCGCACACCCACACGACCCCTTCGGGATGCCGATACTGCGGGTGGCCTCGGTGTCGAGATACGGAAACGACAGGTCGATGTTGCCGATCCACGGTGAACCGTCCACCCAGCACTTGATGCCTGCCTGCCGGACCATGTCGTCGCCGTTGTCGGGAACCTGGTCGGTGGTCATCGCGGCGGTGGACATCTCGTAGACGCGCAGTCGCACAGTCAGCTCGTCGCGCATCTGCTCGATCACCGGGCGGAACACTGGATCGAACGCCATCTCCGAACATGTCGTCAGCCCCGCGCGGTTCAGTCGGCCCAGTTCGGCGTGCAGCATCGCGGGATAGTCGCTGGGCTGGATCGCACCGGCGAGGAGCGGGAAGACCGCTCCGATCTCCTCGGCGCTTCCGTCGAGTTCGCCGTTCGCGTCACGACCGTAGCTGGCGCCCTTCGGGTCCGGGGTGTCACGCGTCAGCCCGACGCGTGCGGCGGCCGCGGAGTTGAAGTAGGCCTTGTGCCCGGAGTTGTGCACGATGACGAGTGGACTTTCGGGGGCGATACCGTCGAGCCACGTGAGCGTCGGATCCGGTAGGCCGTTCTGCAGCAGCGCGTCCCACCCGTTGACGTATGCGCCGTCGGCGCCCCGCTTGGCGACCTCCGCCTCGATTGCCGTGACGACGTCATCGGCCTCGGGCATCGTCACCGGTCGGATGTCGACCATCCGGTCCGACAGCACGATGGCCTCCATCAGCGGATGCCCGTGCGCCTCGACGAGGCCCGGCATCACGCAGCCGTCTCCGATGTCCACGGTCTGGGTGTCCGGCCCGATCCATGACTCGACGTCGGCCTTGCTCCCGACCGCGACGATGCGGCCGTCGGCTACGGCGAGCGCTTCCGCAGTGGGTTGTTGTTCGTCGACGGTGAGGACAGTTCCCTGAATGACCAGGTCAGCGGCGGGCATGTACGCAATCCTCTCAGTCGCCGGGAAAATTCGATGAAAAAGGATCGGCGGCCGTGTCGATTTCTGTGGGTTGCCGTTCGACGTGTCAATGAGGGCACGATAAGCGAGCCCCTTCCCAACTAGAAGGAGACAACAATGTCGCGCTACATGCTGATCATGCGGTCCAGCGCCGAGGCCGAGGCGGCCATGGCGGAAGCCAACATCGACTTCGACCAGATCATCGAGCAGATGGGCCGTTTCAACGAGGAGCTCATCAAGGCTGGTGTACTGCTCGCCGGCGAGGGTCTGACCGGACCGGAGGAGGGCTTCGTCGTCGACTTCAACTCCGATCCGCCAGTGGTCACCGACGGCCCGTACACCGAGGCCAAGGAGCTGTTCAACGGGTTCTGGATCCTCGACGTGTCGTCCAAGGAGGAAGCCAAGCAGTGGGCGCAAAAGATCCCGCTGGGCAAGGGCGTCAAGGTCGAGGTGCGACGGGTGTCGGAAACCGAGGAGTTTCCCCAGGACAACCCGTGGGTGCAGAAGGAAATCCAGTGGAAAGCCGACCTCGCCGAGAAGATCGCGGCCCAGGCCCGCGCAGACGCCGACAAGTTCGCCAGCCGCTGAGGTGATTTCGGCGCGCTTGCGATCGCTGAGCGGTCGTCGGCGCGCCGAAACCCCTACGTGCTGGCGCGGATTCTTATGGGTCCGCGCCAGTTTGCGTCGGGGTCGAGCACCTCGCCGTGCTGCAGAATCTCCACCTCACCGGCTCGGGCAAGGTCGCGCGCGATGTCGCGGGCAGGCTCCATCAACTCACGCCACTGGTCACCGCCGACGGCGCGCGCGGCGTCCGACGGGCAGATGGTCTTGGTCGGGCCACGGTCGCGGGCCAGTTGGAGGATTGCCGTCCGGAGCTTGTCCTTCACTCTGGAAGAGAAGCCCAAGACAACCGCCCTTGAAACCAATTCTGTAACACGTTCTAATCTGAAGTCATGACGGACGACCTGCTGCGCCATCCCCTGCACTCCGGCCACCTCACGGTCGGCGCCCTGAAGCGCAATAAGGACAAGCCGGTGCTGTTCCTCGGCGACACCACCTTGACCGGCGGTGAGCTGGCAGAACGCATCAGCCAGTACATCCAGGCGTTCGAGGCGCTCGGCGCCGGGACGGGCGTCGTGAGTGGTCTGCTGGCGCTGAACCGGCCCGAGGTGCTGATGATCCTCGGCGCCGGCCAGACGCAGGGCTATCGGCGTCTGTCACTACACCCTCTCGGTTCGCTGGACGACCACGCGTACGTCCTCAACGACGCCGGCGTCACGTCGCTGACCATCGACCCGAACCCGATGTTCGTCGAGCGGGCCAAGGGACTGCTGGAGAAGGTCCCCGGCCTCAAGCAGGTCTTGACGATCGGGCCGGTGCCCGAGGAACTCGCCGAGGTCGGCGTCGACCTCACCGCCGAAGCTGCCAAGTACTCGCCGAAGCCGTTGATCGCGGCGGATCTGCCGCCGGACCACATCGGCGGCATGGCGTACACGGGCGGGACGACCGGAAAGCCGAAGGGCGTCATCGGGACCGCGCAGTCGATCACCACCATGACGACGATTCAGCTCGCCGAGTGGGAGTGGCCCGAACGTCCGAAATTCTTGATGTGCACACCGTTGTCGCATGCCGGGGCGGCGTTCTTCGTGCCGACGATCATCAAGGGCGGCGAGCTGGTGGTGCTCACCAAGTTCGATCCGGCCGAGGTGCTGAAGACGATCGAAGAGCAGAAGATCACGGCCACCATGCTGGTGCCGTCGATGATCTATGCGTTGATGGATCATCCGGATTCGCACACCCGCGACCTGTCGTCGCTGGAGACGGTGTATTACGGCGCCTCGGCGATGAACCCGGTGCGGCTGAAGGAGGCGATCGACCGGTTCGGACCGATCTTCGCGCAGTACTACGGCCAGTCCGAGGCGCCGATGGTGATCACGTACCTGCCCAAGGGAGATCACGACGAGAAGCGGCTGACGTCATGCGGTCGGCCGACGGTGTTCGCGCGGACCGCGCTGCTGGATGCCGACGGAAATCAGGTGGCGCAGGGCGAAGTCGGCGAGATCTGCGTGTCCGGGCCGCTGGTGTCCGGCGGGTATTGGAACAAGCCGGAAGCGACGGCCGAGACGTTCCGCGACGGCTGGATGCACACCGGCGATCTCGCCCGCGAGGATGAGGACGGTTTCTGGTACATCGTGGACCGCACGAAGGACATGATCGTCACGGGCGGCTTCAACGTCTTCCCCCGCGAGGTGGAAGACGTTGTCGCAGAACATCCCTCGGTCGCCCAGGTCTGCGTCATCGGCACACCGGACGAGAAATGGGGCGAGGCGGTGACGGCGGTCGTCGTGCTCCGGCCTGACGCGGCGTCCGACGAGGCCGCCATCGCGACGATGACCGCCGAGATCCAGAGCGCGGTCAAGGAACGCAAGGGTTCGGTGCAGTCACCCAAGCAGGTGATCATCGTCGACTCGGTACCCGTCACCGCACTGGGCAAGCCCGACAAGAAGGCGGTGCGCGCGCAGTTCTGGGAGGGCGCCGACCGCGCCGTCGGCTGAGCCGACAGTCCAGCGCCGTCGGCTGAGCCGACAGTCCAGCGCCGTCGGCTGAGCCGACAGTCCAGCGCCGTCGGCTGAGCCTCAGATCACCAGATCGGCTCGGTCCCTGCCCCGTTCGATCCGCGCCGCGTTGAGCTCGTCGACGTCACGCACCCACGCCAGCGCGTCTTCGGGTGACTTTCCGAACTCGATGTGGCGCGCTATGAGTCGGCGCCGTCGCTCCTCAGGTGCACAGTCGACGAACCACACCTCGTCCATCGTGCGCCGCACTTGCGGCCACGGCTCCTCGTCGTCGAGCAGGTAGTTCCCCTCGGTGACGATCAGCCGCGCGCTCGGCTCGACGCGAATGCTGCCCGCAACCGGTTGTTCGATGTCGCGGTCGAAGGCCGGGGCGTAGACGATCCCAGCGTCCTGACTCCTGACACGTTGCAGCAATGCGAGATACCCGAAAGCGTCGAACGAATCGATGGCTCCCTTGCGATCGAGTCGGCCCAGCCGCCGCAGTTCCGCGTCGGCGAGGTGGAAACCGTCCATCGGCACGCGCACGGCATCCTCGAAGGACGCGGCGATCAGCTCAGCCACGGTCGTCTTACCCGCGCCGGGCAACCCGGCGATACCGAGGATGACGCGGCGCTGCCGAGCGAGCAGAGCCTCGAGGCGCTCAGTCCAGGAGTTCATCGATCTCGGCGGCCAGCCGAGCGATGCGCTCTGGTTCGCTGGGAATGCCGCGACTGTCGTCGGCGGCGCGCTGCCATCCCAGCCGCCACATCCGCGCTACTACGCGATCGCCGATACCCGCATAGGGATTCGCGACTGTCTGCGGGTAAGCCTTGCGGCCTTCCCGGTATGCCGTCACGAGGCGGTGCGTCATCACTGTTCACTCTCCTGCGTGAGCAGACGCAAAGTGCGCCATTTCGTCGGCGTGTCGGGACACTTTGCGCAAGCTCGGCACAATGGGTGGCGTGTCGCAGATCCAGCAGACCGTCGACGCGGTGTGGCGGATGGAGGCCGCCAAGATCGTCGCGACGCTGACGCGCGCCGTCGGGGACGTCGGGTTCGCCGAGGACCTGGCGCAAGAGGCACTTGTCGATGCGCTCACGCAGTGGCCGGACAGCGGCGTGCCGCGCAATCCCGGCGCCTGGTTGACCGCGGTGGCCAAACGCAAGGCGATTGATCAGTGGCGCCGCCAGGAGAACCTCGACGCCAAGTACGCGGTTCTGGCGCACGAACTCGAGATGCAGGACTCCCCCGATGCGTGGGACCCCGACCGCATCGACGATGACGTGCTGCGGCTGGTGTTCATCTCCAGCCACCCCGTGCTGTCGCGGGAAGGCCAGATCGCGTTGACGCTTCGGGTGGTCGGCGGCTTGACGACCGACGAGATCGCCCGCGCCTTCCTGACGTCCAAGTCGACGATCGCCGCGCGGATCACCCGCGCGAAGAAGACTCTCTCCGAGGCTGCGATCCCGTTCGAGGTGCCTGACCGGTCGCAGTATCCGCAGCGGTTGTCGGCCGTGCTCTCGGTGATCTACCTGGTGTACAACGAAGGCTATTCGGCATCCATCGGGCAGCGCTGGATCCGCGACGAACTATGCAGCGAGGCATTGCGATTGGGCCGGGTACTCGCCGCGCTGGTGCCCGACGAGCCGGAAGTGCACGGTCTGGTCTCGCTGATGGAGTTCCAGTCGTCGCGCTTCGCCGCCCGCACCGACGGCGACGGCCGACCGATTCTGTTGGAGGCGCAGAACCGCGCCCGATGGGACCGCGCGCAGATCCAGCGCGGTGTCGCCGCGCTCGCACGATCAGCCGAAGCGTTGCAGCGCAAGGGTGTTGGCTGGGGACCGTATGCGCTTCAGGCGGCGATCGCCGAATGCCACGCCACCGCGCCCACCGCCGAGGACACCGACTGGAAGCACATCGTGATGCTGTACGACGGACTGATGCAGATCGCACCGTCGCCCATCGTCGCACTCAACCGGGCGGTCGCGGTGGCGATGGCCGACGGACCCGCGGCCGCCTTGGACATCGTCGACGGATTGACCGGTCTCGACGACTCCTACCTGCTGCCGAGCGTGCGCGGGGAACTGCTGGCCCGGCTGGGCCGCGATGTCGAGGCCGCCGCGGAATTCGACCGTGCCGCGCAGATGACGGACAACG
It encodes the following:
- a CDS encoding amidohydrolase, with amino-acid sequence MPAADLVIQGTVLTVDEQQPTAEALAVADGRIVAVGSKADVESWIGPDTQTVDIGDGCVMPGLVEAHGHPLMEAIVLSDRMVDIRPVTMPEADDVVTAIEAEVAKRGADGAYVNGWDALLQNGLPDPTLTWLDGIAPESPLVIVHNSGHKAYFNSAAAARVGLTRDTPDPKGASYGRDANGELDGSAEEIGAVFPLLAGAIQPSDYPAMLHAELGRLNRAGLTTCSEMAFDPVFRPVIEQMRDELTVRLRVYEMSTAAMTTDQVPDNGDDMVRQAGIKCWVDGSPWIGNIDLSFPYLDTEATRSIGIPKGSCGCANYTREQLTEIVGAYFPKGWQMACHVQGDAGADTILDVYEEALREHPRDDHRLRLEHVGAIRDDQLQRAHDLGVTCSLFVDQIHYWGDIVVDGLFGPERGNRWMPCGSAVATGMRISLHNDPPVTPEEPLRNISVAVTRTAPSGRVIGPEQRITVDQAIRAQTIDAAWQLHSDDVIGSLEVGKYADMVVLSADPRDVPPETIAALEVRATYLAGRQVYTKDN
- a CDS encoding long-chain-fatty-acid--CoA ligase: MSDLADPRFLDDRLAHWAETTPDGEAMTYFERTWTWAEWNERVRRLAGALKERGVGRGDVVAFLDKNHPACVELTFAAASLGAANAIINFRLAADELDYVLNDSGAKLLIVGKELRGNVDKIRDKLTHLEHVIEVTPEGEDGDEYEAMLAAATPVGRGDDVDPDDVAIIMYSSGTTGRPKGVQLTQANIVAHTINAHEGFEFEPGDKNMVSMPLFHVGGSSYVQFGIHDGFPSVMTREVDGMSLAGAILKGANRTFLVPAVLAKVLDSGEDAVKLFGSLKTFAYGASPMPLPLLRQALKAWPNTDFMQAYGLTEVCGVISHLLPEAHRDPGKEERLSSAGTLVPNAEVRVVDPDTLEDVPEGEQGELWFRSPQLMKGYHNKPEATAESITEDGWFRTGDIGRVDDGGYIFVEDRLKDMIISGGENIYSIEVERVIAEHPAVVDVAIIGIPDEKWGEVVKAVVQLEGEATEEELIAFARERLAAYKCPKSVDVHDELPRNPTGKVLKKDLRKQYWEGRDRATV
- a CDS encoding YciI family protein, with product MSRYMLIMRSSAEAEAAMAEANIDFDQIIEQMGRFNEELIKAGVLLAGEGLTGPEEGFVVDFNSDPPVVTDGPYTEAKELFNGFWILDVSSKEEAKQWAQKIPLGKGVKVEVRRVSETEEFPQDNPWVQKEIQWKADLAEKIAAQARADADKFASR
- a CDS encoding DUF3253 domain-containing protein; translation: MKDKLRTAILQLARDRGPTKTICPSDAARAVGGDQWRELMEPARDIARDLARAGEVEILQHGEVLDPDANWRGPIRIRAST
- the fadD8 gene encoding fatty-acid--CoA ligase FadD8, which translates into the protein MTDDLLRHPLHSGHLTVGALKRNKDKPVLFLGDTTLTGGELAERISQYIQAFEALGAGTGVVSGLLALNRPEVLMILGAGQTQGYRRLSLHPLGSLDDHAYVLNDAGVTSLTIDPNPMFVERAKGLLEKVPGLKQVLTIGPVPEELAEVGVDLTAEAAKYSPKPLIAADLPPDHIGGMAYTGGTTGKPKGVIGTAQSITTMTTIQLAEWEWPERPKFLMCTPLSHAGAAFFVPTIIKGGELVVLTKFDPAEVLKTIEEQKITATMLVPSMIYALMDHPDSHTRDLSSLETVYYGASAMNPVRLKEAIDRFGPIFAQYYGQSEAPMVITYLPKGDHDEKRLTSCGRPTVFARTALLDADGNQVAQGEVGEICVSGPLVSGGYWNKPEATAETFRDGWMHTGDLAREDEDGFWYIVDRTKDMIVTGGFNVFPREVEDVVAEHPSVAQVCVIGTPDEKWGEAVTAVVVLRPDAASDEAAIATMTAEIQSAVKERKGSVQSPKQVIIVDSVPVTALGKPDKKAVRAQFWEGADRAVG
- a CDS encoding nucleoside/nucleotide kinase family protein; this translates as MNSWTERLEALLARQRRVILGIAGLPGAGKTTVAELIAASFEDAVRVPMDGFHLADAELRRLGRLDRKGAIDSFDAFGYLALLQRVRSQDAGIVYAPAFDRDIEQPVAGSIRVEPSARLIVTEGNYLLDDEEPWPQVRRTMDEVWFVDCAPEERRRRLIARHIEFGKSPEDALAWVRDVDELNAARIERGRDRADLVI
- a CDS encoding ribosome modulation factor, encoding MTHRLVTAYREGRKAYPQTVANPYAGIGDRVVARMWRLGWQRAADDSRGIPSEPERIARLAAEIDELLD